From the [Limnothrix rosea] IAM M-220 genome, the window TCGACCAGTATTTGCGCTTGGCGATCTTCTCCACCGTAGACAGTGACTTGGGTTACGCCGGGAACAGAAAGAATGCGATCGCCCACTGTATTTTGAACAAACTGCCGCAGCGCCATCAAATCAGTCTGGCCACCCTCTTGAACGGTGAATGCGTACTGTAAAACGGTTCCCAACGGAGACACCAAAGGCGAAATCTCAGGGGGGGTAATTCCTTCCGGGAGCTGACTGCTCACTTCCTGCAAGCGTTCGGCGACTGACTGCCTCGCCTGGGAAATATCGGCGGACTGCTCAAAGACTACCTGAACAATAGAAAGACCGACTCTAGAAGAGGAGCGCACCACGGTGACTTCTGGTAGACCATTCACAACGCTCTCAATCGGTACTGTAATTTGAGCTTCGATTTCTTCGGGCGCTAGGCCAACAGCTTCGGTCTGAATTTCAACTTGGGGTGGTGCAAATTCAGGAAAAACATCCAGCGGCATTTGGGTGACGGTAAAGCTGCCCCATAGGCTCACCAAAACAGCGCAGCCAACAATCAGCCAACGCTGAACAATTGACCACTTTAAAATTCGATTAATCATTTTAAGTCGTCACTCCTAGCGGCGCTTGCCATTATTTGCGACAGCCAATGCACCGCCTACAAGAAGTAAAGCAACCGTTCCGACTCCAGCCACAGGCAGTAAAGGAAAGCCTTTAGTTGGAGTCGGAACGCTTATAACACTACTGTCTACAGGCTCGGCAGGTGCTTCTTCTTGTGCGGCTGTGGCAGGCTGTGCCCGCAGAGACTGGGCATAGAGCGTGAGTCCGCCTTGGGTAACTAACTTCTCTCCCACTGAAAGTCCTTCAGTAATTTCAATCAAGTCTCCTTGACTTGCACCTGTGGTCACGGGTACAGGCTCATAGAACCCCTCGTACTCGACAAAAGTATAGGTACTGCCATCAGCTTCGACTAATGACGTGACTGGGATGAGGACGGCAGCACTACCATCGACGGCAGGTTCAATGGGGACGACCTGAATGCCCAGTGCTCCATCGGTTTCTGCATTGATCTCAACTCGCTGAACATCGCCAGTCGCGTTAAATTCATCCCCATGGCCGACGTGGGCTAAGGCGGGTGTACTCACCGCCAAGATGGTAGCTAATGCCATAACTTTTAAAAGGGAGCTTTTCATTTGAAGTTTTCCTCACTGCATTAAAAAAATTGAAAGGGATCTTAGTCGGCAGATCTCATCCTGCTGAAAAAAGAGGTAATAAAATGCTTACTCGTTGGAAGCAAGCACAGTATCTCAGAGGTGAGATGAAAATCAGGTGAAGTGGCGATCGCTTCTGTAAAATCGACTGAAGTGGCCAGCAAAGAAGAAGGGTTATGCGAGTTTTATTAGTAGAAGATGAATCAGCTTTAGGTGAAGCCATCAAGCGGGTGCTTGTGAACGAGAACTATGTGGTGGACTGGGTTCAAGATGGACTGGAAGCTTGGCATTATCTAGAAAATCCTTGGACAGAGTACACCGTGGTTGTGCTGGACTGGTTACTGCCGGGTCTGTCCGGGTTGGAGTTATGTCAGCGGCTGCGATTTCAGCAAAATTCACTTCCTATCCTCATGCTTACTGCCCTTGGCCAACCCGAAAAGCGTATCGAAGGGCTAGATGCTGGAGCCGATGATTATCTAGTCAAACCCTTTGTAATGGATGAGTTGTTAGCCCGACTGCGTGCCCTCCAGCGGCGATCGCCCCAAGTCCAGCCCCAAACATTTTCCTTAGGGAACTTCAGCCTCGATCCAGCCAGCAGTACCTGCTCAGTACATCTACTAGAAGAGCGAACAAAGACATTGGCGTTAACTCGAAAAGAATTCCAAATTATGGCTTACCTCATACAAAGACCCGGTCAGATCATTGCTGGTAGTAAGCTGAGGTCACAACTTTGGGATGTAGATTCTGAGGCGATGAGCAATGTTGTTGCCGCTCAAATCCGTTTACTGCGACGAAAATTTGACGCAGAGGGCTGCGTTTGTCCGATTGAGACAGTGCGTGGCAAAGGATATTGTTTTTCGATTTAACGCAGGGCAAACGCATACTCCTTAAAATTCTCAATACCAGCATGAATTTGGTAGCTTATTGAGAAAAATGAAGTCTCAATCCAGCGGACAAATTTCTGAAAGCCTTATTCTTTCGTTGGAACAAATTTAGTATGCGTTTGCCCTGCGATTTAACGGTTCTGGCTTGACAGCTTTATTTTCTTAGACATGGCTAAACAATCTCTTTTTCGTAGCAGTCGGCTACGGCTTTCTCTATGGTATGCCGGGATAATGGCCGTGATTTTAAGCTTGTCGGGCTTGGGGGCTTACCGCGCAGTCATTCAATCAAACTGGGCAGCACTAGAGCGAGAGATTGAATCAAGCGCGGGCACATTACATGACAGTGTGGAGCCTTTGCTGCCTTCTAACGAAGAGACTGTCAAGATCTTGCAAAAAATATTTCCTGAACTATGTCTTGTAGGGCAACCGTGCGATCTATCCCCTACTTTGATCCAACGGCATACCATTGGCGTCAGCGATCGCAGCACCTATTACATTCGACTGTTTAATTACGAAGAGACACTCCTCGGATTCTCTCCTAATCAACCCGCTGAACTGCCAGCAACCCTAGTCAAAACACCGTGGCAAACCTTTAAAACTGAGGATGGTAGCCGTTATCGCCAATTCACCATTTTGCTCCATGGCGACGAAACAGGCTCGTCTCAAGCTAATTGGGGATATCTGCAAATTGGCCGCTCATTGGCTGAATTTGATGCTGAAAACACCCGCATTCAAAAGATTTTGCTGATTGGCTTTCCGTTAATGCTAGCCGTCATTACGGCTTCAAGCTGGTGGCTTTCGGGTCTTGCTATGCGGCCCATTTATGTTTCTTACCAACAACAACAGCAGTTTACGGCTAATACTGCCCATGAATTGCGAACACCCATTGCTAGTTTGTTGGCAACGATTGAAGCATTACAAAAAGTGCCTCCTACTTCTCCAGAAGATGCCAATACCTTGCTCTCTCAGATTGCAAAGCAAGGCCGCCGTATCAGTGAGCTATTCACTGATTTGCTCAATCTTACCTACATTGAACAAACACTCGTTTTGCCGTTACAACGCTGCTGTTTAAATGACATTGTGAGTGATTTGATAGAGGAGTTTTCTGAATTAGCCGATGGGGCGAATTTCCAGCTTGCTAGTCATATTCCTGAACGTTCTATTGACGTGATGGGCAATGAACCACAACTCTACCGCCTCATTTCAAACTTGATAGTCAATGCGATTCAGTACACACCTGAAAAAGGGACAGTAACTGTAAGTCTTGAGCGGCGTGATCGCATGGCTTATCTGAAAGTGAGTGATACGGGCATTGGGATTGAGTCTGATGAACAAAAACGTATTTTTGATCGATTTTATCGGGTCAACCGTGATCGCTCACGCCAAACAGGTGGCAACGGACTAGGCTTAGCCATAGCTCAAGCGATCGCCCAAGCTCACCACGGACGGTTGACTGTCGAGAGCCAACTCGACAAGGGCAGCACGTTTACCCTACAGATAGCGACAGCAGATGGTTAATGTCTCTGAACATTCCATGAGCAAAATCGAAAAAAATAATAGCTATTTCAACAAACGTTTGAAATCTTAAAAATATTCAGGAGATACGCCGTGTGCAACTAAGTTGTAATCTTTGCAAAATAAGGGTTTCAAGAAGTGGGTTAAGTTACAAAATAGCCTGAAACCCCTACTCTGCCGTTTTAAGTTGCACATCGCGTGAGGAGATCGCTCCTCAGATTCCTCTCTCACATAACCCAAGATTTCCCACAAGATTTATAGCGGCGGCGAGGTTTTCCCTTATAGAATCTATTCCCTTTTGTGTCTGTAGAGCCGCATTCAGGGCAGGCTATCGGGGCTTGATTATGTCCCTGTGTCTGTGTGTATGCTGGCTGAATATCCGGGCTATACAAGTAATTCAGCCATTGTGTTGGGTTTGTGTCGGTGTCTAATGGTGTGTCTACGGTCGTAGCTTGGATAGAAGGGCGATCGCCGTTGAGAAGGAGATTAACCGCCGTCGTGATGGTGAGAAGTTAAGCAGTGTGAATGGCTGTTATGCATCAAGTCAGGTAAGAAGGTTCACTACTACTGGTATCTGCGATATCGGCAAGATGGAAAGGGGAGCATCCCCTGCTTTCCACTTTTCAGACTCATCTAAGGCACTCGCACCTAGCAGAATCAGCATAAAGTTATTACGTCGCTTTTTACTAATCTCCATGTCTTTTACATTCTGAGAATGACAGATCCTAAGGCGATCGCTCTGAGGAAAACGAAATCGCACATAACTCTAGCCAGATAGAGTAACTACATTGAGATTAAATCTAGATGCGACGATGACTAAAAAAGTCAGATAGGTAACGCTACTTTATTCAGAATGATTATTGTTGTTTGCAAGGTAACCGAATAGTAAACTTACTACCATGGCTTAATTTACTATTGACTTCAATTGAGCCACCGTATAATTTTGCAATAGCATCGGCGATCGCCAAGCCGAGACCAGAGCCTCCTGTGTGACGAGAACGATCATGATTAACACGGTAAAATCGTTCAAATATCTTAATCTGTTCCGTTTGTGAAATGCCAATCCCTGTATCAGTAACTTCAATGACTGCCTGACGATTATGCACAGATAAAATCAATGTTACGTCCCCATTTTCTGGAGTATATTGAAGGGCATTCATGATTAAATTTGCCAACAAACGATAAATTTGGGACTCGTCACCATCAATAACTAGTAATTGACTAATATCTTTTTTGATTTCTAAATTGATTTTTTTTGCTAGAGCTAAAGCCGCAAATTCTTCTGCAATATCATCCACTAAATCATTGAGAATAATGGCCTGATTTACGGCGTGATTCGCCTTGCTATTAAGGCTTCCATCTATACGAGATAAAGTCAGTAAATCATTGACTAGGCTGCTCATGCGGTAATTTTGTCTTTCAATGCTTATCAGTAAATTCTGGATTTCCTCTTGTTGCCATTCTGGCTGCATAAGTACTGATTCAATTGTTGCCCTAATCGTTGCTATAGGCGTTCTTAATTCATGGGCAGCATCCCCAGTAAATCGTTGTATTTTTTGATAGGAATAGTAAATTGGTTTAATAGCTAAATTAGATAAATACCAAGCTGCAATCGAAACTAAAATTAAGGCAATAGGAAAACCTAATATTAAGACCCAAGCAATACTTGCGACATAATGATCAAAATCTTTAAGGTTTCGTCCTACGATTAAATAGCCCCAAGGTTGACCATTTACTGTCTGGAGTTCTATCGAGATTTGATGATAACGATTATTTTGAGGATCTTTAAAATACTTCCATGGATCTTGTTGAGATTGTAATCGTAATTTTGATGGCTTTGTTTCTGTGACAGCTAATGAGTTTTTAGAGAGGTCAATAATTTCTATATAGTAGTTACTAGATACACTTTCATTTAGTGATGTTAATATTTTTTGTTTTGCCAAAAGACAATCACTATGTTCTATACAGAAGCTTTGAAATACATGATTTATTGTATCTTCAAGGTTCTCCGATTTTTTGAAATGAATTTTTAGATTTTTATGGAATGTATGGGCAATTGATTCGATTTCTCGATGAATCGTTACGCGATGGGCATGGGAAACTGTCTCATAGAGTCCGATGCTACAAACACCCATAATCAGGCTCATTGTTCCCGCATACCAACAAGCTAAATGCCATCGAGTTTTTTTAAATAATTGATTATTATTCACAATAAATTAGGTGAAAAACGATAACCTAAACCATAAATCGTTTCAATAGTACCTTGGGCATTATAAATAGCTAATTTCCGTCGTAATAAACGAATTTGTGCAGCTACAACATTACTAATTGGGTCAGTATTCCATTCCCATAATTGTGCCAAAATTTGATCACGATTTAAAATCTGGTTAGGATGGCGCATAAAATACTCTAAAAGCTTAAACTCTTTTAACGTCAAGGTGATTTCTTGCTTGTTATTTTCTAAATAAATTTGATTATTTGCGTAATCTAAAATAAACTTTCCCACCACGAGATTTGAAGGCATCAAGTTTTGTGATCGCCGCTTTAAAGCTCTGAGTCTAGCTAGCAGTTCCTTCATGCCAAAGGGCTTAATGAGGTAATCATCAGCACCTGCATCTAATCCTTGAACACGATCATTAATGCTATCTTTTGCCGTCAACATAAGAACAGGTAAATTATCTTCACGTTGACGTAATTTTTGTAATAACTCAACCCCAGATAAATTTGGCAGCAACCAGTCAAAAATTCCGAGATTATAGATTGTCTGTTGGTTTTCTAAATATGACCAAGCCTCTGCTCCATCCTGCACCCAATCAACAACATAAGTATTTTGAGCTAATACTCTTTTTATTGCACGACCTAAATCCGGCTCATCTTCTACTAACAAAATTCGCATTTTATTGAATAAAATTTGGTTTCAATAAAACTTATGTTAATCCATAAAGACTTATTTGTGTTTAACAAAAACTGAGTATACTAGATTTCCCGAAAACCATGTTTGCAGCTATTATTCTTGGCTCAAAATAAAAATATGAGATTTCATCCTTATTTCATATTGCTATTACATGATGATTTGGTAAGTCTCTCATTGAAATAAGAAGCTATGGTTTTTCACACTACATCTTTGTCTAGACGTAATTTTTTGCGCTTTACCACTGGGACAGGGGTGGCGATCGCCTTAGATCAATTAATCCCAAGAGCATTGCAAGCAAGCGTTAAACAATTAGAAGGTGAATATCCTGAAATCATTAATCTAACAATTCAAGAGACAAAGCTGGCGATTGGTGGTCGAAAAGCAACAGCCCTCACTATAAATGAAACTATCCCCGGTCAATTAATTCGCCTAAAAGAAGGTCAGACTGCCACTATCAAAGTGACCAATAAGCTCAAAGTAGACACATCGATCCATTGGCACGGCATTATTTTGCCTCCCAACATGGACGGTGTACCGGGCGTAAGTTTTGCCGGTATTAAACCCGGAGAAACATTTACTTACAAATTCGATGTTAATCAAAATGGCACCTATTGGTATCACAGCCATAGTGGTTTGCAAGAACAACAGGGTCATTTTGGAGGATTAGTCATCGATCCAATCGAGCCAGAACCGTTTAACTACGATCAAGATTACTTCGTTTTACTTTCCGACTGGACATTTGAAGACCCTCATGATGTCTTGGCAAACCTGAAAAAAATGTCACCTTTTTATAACTATCAACGACGTACTATTAGTACCCTCGGAGAAGATAAAGAGTGGCGCAGGATGCGAATGGATCCTACTGACATCGCAGATGTGACAGGGGCAACTTACACTTATCTTATGAACGGCACAGCTCCCGATGATAACTGGACAGCATTATTCAAGCCCGGAGAAAAAGTTCGCTTGCGGTTTGTAAATGCTTCGGCGATGACTTTCTTTGATGTCAGAATTCCCGGATTGAAAATGACTGTTGTGCAGGCAGATGGGCAAAATGTTGCTCCTGTGACTGTAGATGAATTTCGTATTGGCACAGCCGAAACCTATGATGTGATTGTGGAACCAGATGATCGCCAAGCCTATACCATTTTTGCGGAGACCATGGATCGCAGCGGTTTTGCAAGGGGCACTTTAGCCGTTCAAGCTGGTTTAACAGCAGCTATACCTCCTCAACGAGAGCGACCATTGCGCACCATGGCGGATATGGGAATGGATCATTCCAGTATGTCCGGAATGGATCATTCCAGTATGTCCGGAATGGATCATTCCAATATGTCCGGAATGGATCATTCCAATATGATCGACAATACCCCAGTACCTCACGGGATGGATGATCATGGCATCGGTAATTCTGGTGTACCGATGATGGTTAAAAATCGCTTAAACGAGCCGGGGATTGGCCTAGAAAATACAGGAACCAAAGTTTTGGTTTATACAGATTTAAGAAGCCTAGCGCCTTGGGGTAAACAACGTACTCCTGATCGTGAGCTAGAGCTACATTTGACGGGCAATATGGAGCGATATATGTGGTCGTTTGATGGCAAGAAATATTCTGAAGAAAAGAACCTAATCTTTTATAACGGCGAACGATTAAAGCTGACTTTTGTTAATGACACGATGATGGAACACCCAATACATCTCCATGGCATGTGGATGGAATTGGACAATGGGGCTGGTGCGTACAAACCACGTAAGCATACTTTGATCGTTAAACCAGCTGAAAAATGTTCTACGGAAGTTGATGTAGATGCTCCGGGTAATTGGGCTTTTCATTGCCATCTTTTGTATCACATGAAAGTGGGGATGTTCCGTACGGTTGCCGTAGTTAATCGAGCTTAGGCAAATTCTTCGGAAGTTTTCTTTTCACTCATTTTTCTAGGGATGACAGCGAAAGAAAGCTTCCAGCAAAACAGGCAGTAGAGCAAAATCATCTTTATCGATAAAAATATGACATTTAAGCAAAGTCCGTTATTTTGGGTATCGATTTTCATGGTGGGTGGTTTCGGTGTATGGGAAACTAATCCGGCGATCGCCCAATATCAAGATCACAATATGCTGATGACAGAAGAGAACAATAACAACTCTTCTAGCGAGAGCAACCAAGACATTGATTATGTAATAGAAGAAATTCCAGACGAATGGGGAGAACCGATCAATGACAGCCAATCTTTTTCTGTACTCATTTTTGACCAACTAGAATATCGAGTTAACGATGGAGAAGACAGTTTTAATTGGGATGTTATCGGTTGGAAAGGAGGAGATTACCAGCGAATTTGGCTAAAAACAGAAGGAGATGTTGGCTTAGATACAGGAGCTGGAGAAGCAGAAATTCAACTACTATACGGTAAATTAATCGCTCCCTTTTGGGATTTCCAAGCAGGCTTAAGATACGACCAAGAATATGGCGAGGCTGAAAATGCTGGTCGAGCATTTGCCGTAGTAGGCGTGCAAGGATTGAGTCCCTACTTATTTGAAGTTGATGCAGCATTATTTCTTAGTGACGAAGGAGATGTTTCCGCTAGATTGAGTGCCGAACAACAATTGTTGATTACCCAGAAACTAAGCCTTCAACCAGAAATAGAGATGAATATTGCTGCCCAGAAAGTAGAAGAATTTGGCGTTGGTTCGGGCATTAATGATATCGAACTTGGCTTACGATTGCGTTATGAAATCAACCGTAACTTTGCTCCCTACGTAGGTATAACTTGGGGTACTAAATTGTTTGAGACAGCAGATTTAGCACGCTCTGAGGGAAAAGAAGTGAGTGATTTTTCAGTAGTTGGAGGCGTAAAACTACTGTTTTAAATTTTGATTATTAAAAAAAATATTGATTCTATTCAATATTTCATCAGTAGTTCATATTTAGAAAACATAGTTGAATAAGACAAAAATAGTTTTCAACCCTGTCTATCACATTAGATAAAACCTCATTATAAAGAGTCACCAAACAAGCAGTATGAATATTAATTTTCTAAAAAATCTAAAAAAACTTACAATCAGTGCAACTGTTCTAATCTTGAGTACTCAGACTGTCAGCCTTGCTTCAGATCATTCGATGCCTACGGAACATGAGATGCCGATGAATCATTCGATGCCTACGGAACATGAGATGCCGATGAATCATTCGATGCCTACGGAACATGAGATGCCGATGAATCATTCGATGCCTACGGAACATGAGATGCCGATGAATCATTCGATGCCTACGGAACATGAGATGCCGATGAATCATTCGATGCCTACGGAACATGAGATGCCGATGAATCATGAATAGAGCTGATTCAATATTTTCTTAAAACATTTTATTGACACAATTTTTGATTATTCAGGAGACTCAATGCTTATTGCGCATGTTGATCATATTTCTGATGAGAAAGAATCATTGCCTATGGAAATGGAGAATGAAGCTGATGAAAAAGAAGGGACAACTGATGCAGAATCTGGCGAGCATCTGACAGAAACAAAAACTCATATTGAAACAGTTGAGGATTCTGATGCACCTATATCCAACAATATGGGATTGATGAATTATGGACTGGGTGAAGTTGTTTTTGTTCTACTCTTAATTAGTCCATTTTTGTTGTCCATTCTAAAGCAAAAAATGTTTCGTAAGGTCTAAAAAATTATGTTGAACAACAAGCTAATCTTTCGTCAACTGCATTATAAGCTGGCTCCGATTATGCTTTTTCCAATATTCTTGACAGCAATTACAGGATCTTTATTCCAAGTATCAATGTTGACTGGCAAAAGTAGTGATTTTTTATGGCTATTAGAATTACATAGAGGAAAGTTTGGTGTCATTAATCTCGAAATCATTTATCCTTTTCTAAATGCTTTTGGTGTTTTATTTTTGACTTTTACTGGGATAGTAATGTGGTTTAAAACTAATAGAAAAATCAAGAAATAAAGATACAACGGTGAAAAATATGACAGATCATCAGGCATCCAATCATCAGCACCATGCAGGACATGATAAACATGCAGGGCACAGCCCCGCTATGTTCAAACGGCGTTTCTTTATTTGCCTAGCACTCACGCTACCTGTTCTCTATTTCGCGCCATCGTTTCAGGAGTGGTTTAATTATCAGGCGATCCAGTTTCCTGCTTCAAATTGGGCAACGCCTATTCTCTCCACCGTTATTTATTTCTATGGCGGTTTGGTTTTTCTGAAAGGGGCTTACCACGAAATCCGCAGCAAAATCGGCATGATGACGCTGGTTGCCCTTGCCATCACCGTAGCGTTTGTCTACAGCGTGGCAGTGTCTCTGGGATTAGAAGGAAATTCCTTTTACTGGGAACTGGCAACCCTAGTCGATATCATGTTGCTCGGTCACTGGATTGAAATGGCTTCGGTGCAAGGAGCCAGCCGTGCTTTAGAGCATCTCGCAAATCTAGTGCCGTCTGTAGCTCACAAACAGGTCAATGGGCAGATCGAAGATGTACCTGTCAGCGCATTAGTTGAAGCTGATCAGATTCTCATTCGTCCGGGTGAACAAATCC encodes:
- the rppB gene encoding two-component system sensor histidine kinase RppB, with amino-acid sequence MNNNQLFKKTRWHLACWYAGTMSLIMGVCSIGLYETVSHAHRVTIHREIESIAHTFHKNLKIHFKKSENLEDTINHVFQSFCIEHSDCLLAKQKILTSLNESVSSNYYIEIIDLSKNSLAVTETKPSKLRLQSQQDPWKYFKDPQNNRYHQISIELQTVNGQPWGYLIVGRNLKDFDHYVASIAWVLILGFPIALILVSIAAWYLSNLAIKPIYYSYQKIQRFTGDAAHELRTPIATIRATIESVLMQPEWQQEEIQNLLISIERQNYRMSSLVNDLLTLSRIDGSLNSKANHAVNQAIILNDLVDDIAEEFAALALAKKINLEIKKDISQLLVIDGDESQIYRLLANLIMNALQYTPENGDVTLILSVHNRQAVIEVTDTGIGISQTEQIKIFERFYRVNHDRSRHTGGSGLGLAIADAIAKLYGGSIEVNSKLSHGSKFTIRLPCKQQ
- a CDS encoding cobalt transporter translates to MALATILAVSTPALAHVGHGDEFNATGDVQRVEINAETDGALGIQVVPIEPAVDGSAAVLIPVTSLVEADGSTYTFVEYEGFYEPVPVTTGASQGDLIEITEGLSVGEKLVTQGGLTLYAQSLRAQPATAAQEEAPAEPVDSSVISVPTPTKGFPLLPVAGVGTVALLLVGGALAVANNGKRR
- the rppA gene encoding two-component system response regulator RppA, with protein sequence MRILLVEDEPDLGRAIKRVLAQNTYVVDWVQDGAEAWSYLENQQTIYNLGIFDWLLPNLSGVELLQKLRQREDNLPVLMLTAKDSINDRVQGLDAGADDYLIKPFGMKELLARLRALKRRSQNLMPSNLVVGKFILDYANNQIYLENNKQEITLTLKEFKLLEYFMRHPNQILNRDQILAQLWEWNTDPISNVVAAQIRLLRRKLAIYNAQGTIETIYGLGYRFSPNLL
- a CDS encoding copper resistance system multicopper oxidase: MVFHTTSLSRRNFLRFTTGTGVAIALDQLIPRALQASVKQLEGEYPEIINLTIQETKLAIGGRKATALTINETIPGQLIRLKEGQTATIKVTNKLKVDTSIHWHGIILPPNMDGVPGVSFAGIKPGETFTYKFDVNQNGTYWYHSHSGLQEQQGHFGGLVIDPIEPEPFNYDQDYFVLLSDWTFEDPHDVLANLKKMSPFYNYQRRTISTLGEDKEWRRMRMDPTDIADVTGATYTYLMNGTAPDDNWTALFKPGEKVRLRFVNASAMTFFDVRIPGLKMTVVQADGQNVAPVTVDEFRIGTAETYDVIVEPDDRQAYTIFAETMDRSGFARGTLAVQAGLTAAIPPQRERPLRTMADMGMDHSSMSGMDHSSMSGMDHSNMSGMDHSNMIDNTPVPHGMDDHGIGNSGVPMMVKNRLNEPGIGLENTGTKVLVYTDLRSLAPWGKQRTPDRELELHLTGNMERYMWSFDGKKYSEEKNLIFYNGERLKLTFVNDTMMEHPIHLHGMWMELDNGAGAYKPRKHTLIVKPAEKCSTEVDVDAPGNWAFHCHLLYHMKVGMFRTVAVVNRA
- the rppA gene encoding two-component system response regulator RppA is translated as MRVLLVEDESALGEAIKRVLVNENYVVDWVQDGLEAWHYLENPWTEYTVVVLDWLLPGLSGLELCQRLRFQQNSLPILMLTALGQPEKRIEGLDAGADDYLVKPFVMDELLARLRALQRRSPQVQPQTFSLGNFSLDPASSTCSVHLLEERTKTLALTRKEFQIMAYLIQRPGQIIAGSKLRSQLWDVDSEAMSNVVAAQIRLLRRKFDAEGCVCPIETVRGKGYCFSI
- the rppB gene encoding two-component system sensor histidine kinase RppB, whose amino-acid sequence is MAKQSLFRSSRLRLSLWYAGIMAVILSLSGLGAYRAVIQSNWAALEREIESSAGTLHDSVEPLLPSNEETVKILQKIFPELCLVGQPCDLSPTLIQRHTIGVSDRSTYYIRLFNYEETLLGFSPNQPAELPATLVKTPWQTFKTEDGSRYRQFTILLHGDETGSSQANWGYLQIGRSLAEFDAENTRIQKILLIGFPLMLAVITASSWWLSGLAMRPIYVSYQQQQQFTANTAHELRTPIASLLATIEALQKVPPTSPEDANTLLSQIAKQGRRISELFTDLLNLTYIEQTLVLPLQRCCLNDIVSDLIEEFSELADGANFQLASHIPERSIDVMGNEPQLYRLISNLIVNAIQYTPEKGTVTVSLERRDRMAYLKVSDTGIGIESDEQKRIFDRFYRVNRDRSRQTGGNGLGLAIAQAIAQAHHGRLTVESQLDKGSTFTLQIATADG
- a CDS encoding copper resistance protein B, encoding MTFKQSPLFWVSIFMVGGFGVWETNPAIAQYQDHNMLMTEENNNNSSSESNQDIDYVIEEIPDEWGEPINDSQSFSVLIFDQLEYRVNDGEDSFNWDVIGWKGGDYQRIWLKTEGDVGLDTGAGEAEIQLLYGKLIAPFWDFQAGLRYDQEYGEAENAGRAFAVVGVQGLSPYLFEVDAALFLSDEGDVSARLSAEQQLLITQKLSLQPEIEMNIAAQKVEEFGVGSGINDIELGLRLRYEINRNFAPYVGITWGTKLFETADLARSEGKEVSDFSVVGGVKLLF